In a genomic window of Hippoglossus stenolepis isolate QCI-W04-F060 chromosome 17, HSTE1.2, whole genome shotgun sequence:
- the cited4a gene encoding LOW QUALITY PROTEIN: cbp/p300-interacting transactivator 4a (The sequence of the model RefSeq protein was modified relative to this genomic sequence to represent the inferred CDS: deleted 1 base in 1 codon) — MYIIPQLNQKTNSSTGRDAAEFESTAGLHVAGASAGETNPAGTDPTSPLGILPSRIGDRATMAEHMMMPISHSFRMGMNGPPQHNGQPGLRSLPNGQVMHYSRNPQNNMEAAMRQRSGMVGPGGMGGPVNGAPMANHHHQMMSGNMMYNGQGPQQQQQHHHHHMHPQQQQQQQQQQQQQQQQQQQQQQQQQQQQQPQQQQQGGHAQQYIPGNLTSQQLMASMHLQKLNTQYHGHPLSTVNGHHMPNGAQYRMGQAQLSGMQHIGGPLGPNGMDMDLIDEEVLTSLVLEFGLDRVQELPELFLGQNEFDFISDFVCKQQPSTVSC, encoded by the exons atgtatataatcCCTCAGTTGAACCAGAAAACAAACTCCTCT ACTGGTCGAGACGCCGCAGAGTTCGAATCCACCGCAGGGCTGCATGTAGCCGGAGCATCAGCTGGAGAAACAAACCCCGCCGGCACCGATCCAACTTCTCCGCTCGGGATTCTGCCTTCACGCATCGG TGACAGAGCAACCATGGCCGAACACATGATGATGCCCATCAGCCACAGCTTCAGGATGGGCATGAATGGACCTCCACAGCACAATGGTCAGCCTGGCCTGCGCAGTCTGCCCAATGGCCAAGTGATGCACTACAGCAGGAACCCTCAGAACAACATGGAGGCTGCCATGAGACAGAGGTCAGGCATGGTGGGACCTGGAGGTATGGGCGGGCCTGTGAACGGCGCTCCAATggccaaccaccaccaccagatGATGTCTGGAAACATGATGTACAATGGGCAGGggccacagcaacagcagcagcaccaccaccaccacatgcacccccagcagcagcagcagcagcagcagcagcagcagcagcagcagcaacagcagcagcagcagcaacagcagcagcagcagcagcagcagccacagcagcaacagcagggTGGCCACGCTCAGCAGTACATCCCTGGTAACCTCACCTCCCAGCAGCTCATGGCGAGCATGCACCTGCAGAAACTCAACACTCAATATCATGGACACCCGCTCAGCACGGTCAACGGACACCACATGCCCAATGGTGCACAGTACCGGATGGGTCAGGCCCAGCTATCGGGCATGCAGCACATTGGCGGCCCTTTGGGGCCGAATGGCATGGACATGGATCTGATTGACGAGGAGGTTCTGACCTCACTGGTGCTGGAGTTTGGGTTGGACCGCGTTCAGGAGCTGCCCGAGCTCTTCCTTGGACAGAATGAGTTTGACTTCATTTCGGACTTTGTGTGCAAACAGCAGCCGAGCACGGTGAGCTGTTGA